A DNA window from Streptomyces parvus contains the following coding sequences:
- a CDS encoding GDSL-type esterase/lipase family protein has product MTTRHDWTTTPISADILRGALDLEQTERGVLPHRLPARARRQITDGQLAMAESQPSGVRLAFRTRATAVELDVVATKRVYVGAPPRPDGVYELLVDGRLVGRAGVPAGDTLTIDMSAGTAQAQPGPMETLRFTGLPADEKDVEIWLPHDETTCLVALRTDAPVRSPRPSGRPVWLHHGSSISHGSNATTPTGTWPALAAASGGAELINMGFGGGALLDPFTARAMRDTPADLLSVKIGINVVNTDLMRLRAFGPAVHGFLDTLRDGHPTAPLLVISPICCPIHENTPGPLAPDFTAMREGRVGFKATGDPAEVAAGKLTLTVIRDELARIVGERAATDPHLHHLDGLDLYGADDHAELPLPDGLHPDPATHRRIAERFARHAFGRGGPFAPQDR; this is encoded by the coding sequence ATGACCACCCGGCACGACTGGACGACAACCCCCATCAGCGCCGACATCCTGCGCGGTGCGCTCGACCTGGAGCAGACCGAGCGCGGGGTACTGCCGCACCGGCTGCCCGCCCGGGCGCGGCGGCAGATCACCGACGGCCAGCTGGCCATGGCCGAGTCGCAGCCCTCAGGGGTCCGGCTGGCGTTCCGCACCCGGGCCACCGCCGTCGAGCTGGACGTGGTGGCCACCAAGCGCGTCTACGTCGGAGCGCCGCCGCGCCCCGACGGTGTGTACGAACTCCTCGTCGACGGCCGCCTGGTGGGCCGGGCCGGTGTCCCCGCCGGCGACACGCTCACCATCGACATGTCCGCGGGAACGGCTCAGGCCCAGCCGGGCCCGATGGAGACGCTCCGGTTCACCGGCCTGCCGGCCGACGAGAAGGACGTCGAGATCTGGCTCCCCCACGACGAGACGACGTGCCTGGTCGCCCTGCGCACCGACGCTCCGGTCCGCAGCCCCCGGCCGAGCGGCCGGCCGGTCTGGCTGCACCACGGCAGTTCCATCAGCCACGGCTCCAACGCCACCACCCCGACCGGCACCTGGCCCGCCCTGGCCGCGGCCTCCGGCGGCGCCGAGCTGATCAACATGGGGTTCGGTGGCGGCGCCCTGCTCGACCCCTTCACCGCCCGCGCCATGCGCGACACCCCCGCCGACCTGCTCAGCGTCAAGATCGGCATCAACGTCGTCAACACCGACCTGATGCGGCTGCGCGCGTTCGGCCCCGCCGTCCACGGCTTCCTCGACACCCTGCGCGACGGGCACCCCACCGCACCGCTGCTGGTGATCTCGCCGATCTGCTGCCCCATCCACGAGAACACCCCGGGTCCGCTCGCCCCGGACTTCACCGCGATGCGCGAGGGGCGGGTCGGGTTCAAGGCCACCGGCGACCCGGCGGAGGTCGCCGCGGGGAAGCTCACTCTGACCGTGATCCGGGACGAGCTGGCCCGGATCGTCGGGGAGCGCGCGGCCACGGACCCGCACCTGCACCACCTCGACGGGCTGGACCTCTACGGCGCGGACGATCACGCCGAGCTCCCGTTGCCGGACGGTCTGCACCCGGATCCCGCCACCCACCGGCGTATCGCCGAACGCTTCGCCCGGCACGCCTTCGGCCGCGGTGGGCCCTTCGCTCCGCAGGACCGGTGA
- a CDS encoding FBP domain-containing protein, whose protein sequence is MKPLTEREIRSAFVNCTKGEAKRLAVPRDLADRPWGDLDFLGWRDPQAPDRAYLVMPFGESHVGLQLRSSDAGSSHTRRSMCSICVTVHTGGVRLLVAPKPGKAGKQGNSVGAYMCGDLACSLYVRGKKDAGVGGRLRESLTLEQQIDRTVTNLAAFITRVTA, encoded by the coding sequence ATGAAACCCCTGACCGAGCGAGAGATCCGCAGCGCCTTCGTGAACTGCACCAAGGGCGAGGCCAAGCGCCTTGCCGTCCCCCGTGACCTGGCCGACCGGCCCTGGGGCGACCTGGACTTCCTGGGCTGGCGCGACCCTCAGGCCCCCGACCGGGCCTACCTGGTGATGCCGTTCGGTGAGAGTCATGTCGGGCTTCAGCTGCGCTCCTCCGACGCCGGCTCCTCGCATACTCGCCGCAGCATGTGCTCGATCTGCGTGACCGTCCACACCGGAGGCGTTCGTCTGCTCGTGGCCCCCAAGCCGGGGAAGGCGGGCAAGCAGGGCAACTCCGTCGGCGCCTACATGTGCGGCGACCTGGCCTGCTCCCTCTACGTACGCGGCAAGAAGGACGCCGGCGTGGGCGGGCGACTGCGTGAGTCCCTCACCCTGGAACAGCAGATCGACCGCACCGTGACGAATCTCGCCGCGTTCATCACCAGGGTGACGGCGTGA
- a CDS encoding ferredoxin: protein MGIRVFRERCVGAGMCALTAPDVFTQDDDGFSELLPDRPAVTENHPLVREAARACPVGAVALTDD, encoded by the coding sequence ATGGGCATCCGGGTCTTCAGGGAACGCTGTGTGGGGGCCGGCATGTGCGCGCTGACCGCGCCGGACGTGTTCACCCAGGACGACGACGGGTTCAGCGAGCTGCTCCCCGACCGCCCGGCGGTTACGGAGAACCACCCGCTGGTACGGGAAGCCGCACGGGCCTGTCCGGTCGGGGCGGTGGCCCTCACCGACGACTGA
- a CDS encoding TetR/AcrR family transcriptional regulator, whose product MARPGLAAERVVRAGAELADEIGFERVTPSELARKLGIKTASLYSHVKNAHDLKTRITLLALEELADQASAAIAGRAGRDALAAFAHAYRDYAFQHPGRFAAARFRLDAETAATSAAVRHSRMTRAILRGYDLPELQETHAVRLLGSVFNGYVELEMAGGFSHSAPSSEESWTEILAALDSLLRNWPAPS is encoded by the coding sequence ATGGCACGACCGGGACTGGCCGCGGAGCGCGTGGTGCGAGCGGGCGCCGAGCTGGCGGACGAGATCGGCTTCGAGCGGGTGACCCCGTCGGAGCTCGCGCGGAAGCTGGGCATCAAGACCGCGAGCCTGTATTCGCACGTCAAGAACGCCCACGACCTCAAGACCAGGATCACCCTGCTGGCCCTGGAGGAACTCGCCGACCAGGCGTCGGCGGCCATCGCGGGGCGGGCGGGCCGGGACGCGCTCGCCGCCTTCGCCCACGCCTACCGGGACTATGCGTTCCAGCACCCGGGCCGCTTCGCCGCGGCACGGTTCCGCCTCGACGCGGAGACGGCGGCCACGAGCGCTGCGGTGCGCCACTCCCGGATGACACGGGCGATCCTGCGCGGGTACGACCTGCCCGAGCTTCAGGAGACGCACGCGGTGCGGCTCCTGGGCAGCGTGTTCAACGGCTACGTGGAGCTGGAGATGGCGGGCGGTTTCAGCCACAGCGCCCCCTCCTCCGAGGAGAGCTGGACGGAGATCCTCGCCGCGCTCGACTCCCTGCTGCGCAACTGGCCCGCCCCTTCCTGA
- a CDS encoding DedA family protein yields the protein MYHFPLASEPTSGIAGWATSLVDTMGGPGAGLAIALENLFPPLPSEIILPLTGFAAGQGVISLFSALFWTTLGSVVGAVALYHIGALFGRERMYALWERLPLVKVSDLEKTERWFLKHGRKAIFFGRMIPIFRSLISVPAGVERMPLPIFVLFTTLGSFIWNFALVMAGYLLGDQWDLVERYVGVLSKVVLGLVVAALVVAVVRRVRARRDERRTNHV from the coding sequence ATGTACCACTTCCCCCTCGCCTCGGAACCGACGAGCGGCATCGCCGGGTGGGCGACCAGCCTCGTCGACACCATGGGCGGCCCCGGGGCCGGGCTGGCGATCGCCCTGGAGAACCTCTTCCCTCCGCTGCCGAGTGAGATCATTCTGCCGCTGACGGGCTTTGCCGCGGGGCAGGGAGTGATCAGCCTGTTCTCCGCGCTCTTCTGGACGACGCTGGGGTCCGTGGTGGGCGCGGTCGCGCTCTATCACATCGGTGCCCTCTTCGGCCGGGAGCGCATGTACGCCCTGTGGGAGCGGCTCCCTCTGGTGAAGGTGTCCGACCTGGAGAAGACCGAGCGATGGTTCCTCAAGCACGGCAGGAAGGCCATCTTCTTCGGCCGGATGATTCCCATCTTCCGGAGCTTGATCAGCGTCCCGGCAGGCGTCGAGCGGATGCCCCTGCCGATCTTCGTTCTCTTCACCACGCTGGGCAGCTTCATATGGAACTTCGCCCTCGTGATGGCCGGATATCTGCTGGGTGACCAGTGGGACCTGGTGGAGCGTTACGTCGGGGTGCTCTCCAAGGTGGTGCTCGGGCTGGTCGTCGCGGCGCTGGTCGTGGCGGTCGTTCGCAGGGTGCGTGCCCGACGGGACGAGCGGCGGACCAACCACGTATGA
- a CDS encoding iron ABC transporter permease, translated as MNTSLDRIPAKPPSPARVGSGPAPPHRVSVPLLVTGLSLALPLSLVCGAALGASGLSWAEVTRYLWAGLTGGAIGSEEAPAYTIVWELRLPRAVLAAVVGAGLSAIGVAVQAMVRNALADPFVLGISSGAAVGANAVLIFGALGALGIWALSTAAFGSALLAMLLVYAVARTERGLTPLRLVLTGTAMYYGFSAVTTFMVFAAERGEAARSAMMWLLGSLSGANWAAVPIAAGAVLLGLAHLGWSARRLNALAMGDETAAALGVDPGRLRKELFLVSAAVTGAVVAVSGAIGFVGLMVPHATRMLVGADHRRLLAVAPLAGAVLLIWVDILSRVVLAPAELPVGVLTAVIGVPCFILLMRRRAYSFGGI; from the coding sequence GTGAACACGTCTCTCGACCGCATACCCGCCAAGCCGCCAAGTCCCGCGCGCGTCGGCTCCGGACCGGCGCCGCCCCACCGCGTATCCGTGCCCCTCCTGGTGACCGGGTTGAGCCTCGCCCTTCCGCTCTCTCTCGTCTGCGGCGCGGCACTCGGGGCGTCAGGGCTCTCCTGGGCGGAGGTGACGCGCTATCTGTGGGCAGGGCTGACCGGCGGAGCCATCGGCTCCGAAGAGGCCCCGGCCTACACCATCGTCTGGGAACTGCGCCTGCCCCGAGCGGTTCTGGCCGCTGTCGTGGGCGCCGGCCTGTCGGCCATCGGCGTCGCCGTCCAAGCCATGGTGCGCAACGCGCTCGCCGACCCGTTCGTGCTCGGCATCTCCTCGGGCGCGGCGGTCGGTGCCAACGCCGTACTCATCTTCGGCGCCTTGGGCGCGCTGGGCATCTGGGCGCTGTCCACGGCGGCGTTCGGCTCCGCGCTCCTCGCGATGCTGCTCGTGTACGCGGTCGCCCGCACCGAACGCGGTCTCACCCCGCTCAGGCTCGTGCTGACGGGGACCGCGATGTACTACGGCTTCTCGGCCGTCACCACGTTCATGGTGTTCGCGGCCGAGCGCGGGGAAGCCGCCCGCTCCGCGATGATGTGGCTGCTCGGCAGCCTGAGCGGCGCCAACTGGGCCGCCGTGCCGATCGCCGCCGGAGCGGTGCTCCTCGGCCTCGCGCACCTCGGCTGGTCGGCGCGGCGCCTGAACGCCCTCGCCATGGGCGACGAGACCGCCGCCGCGCTCGGTGTCGACCCCGGGAGGCTGCGCAAGGAACTCTTCCTGGTCTCCGCGGCCGTCACCGGGGCGGTCGTCGCGGTCAGCGGGGCGATCGGCTTCGTCGGCCTGATGGTCCCGCACGCCACCCGGATGCTGGTCGGCGCGGACCACCGGCGGCTTCTGGCCGTCGCACCCCTCGCGGGAGCCGTCCTGCTGATCTGGGTCGACATCCTCTCGCGCGTGGTGCTCGCCCCGGCCGAACTGCCGGTGGGCGTCCTCACCGCGGTCATCGGCGTTCCCTGCTTCATCCTCCTCATGCGCCGGCGCGCCTACTCCTTCGGGGGCATCTGA
- a CDS encoding ABC transporter substrate-binding protein, with the protein MPHPLRPAALALAAALALTGCGADVTPEADRKDSTAQADRHYPVTVENCGEKKRYDKAPQRVVTNDVGITEIMFALGLEDHMAGYVMPDDKGDMTSVPWKDGYQKTKWLSKERINKELVLDARADLVFAGWNYGFTEGEGFTPAELKRVGIDSYLLSESCRNGQGKARGVMPPLEALYTDLRNLGEIFDVEDRANTLITSFRKEIADARSRAATGDDRLRVFLYDDGKDKPLTSGAYAGPHDIITKAGGDHIMKDLKDSWTTVGWETVVDRDPEVIVINNYGDTGADEKRRFLKSYKPLAGVSAVKNDRIVVLDYVDLVESPRNPAAISSLAGDLRKFAR; encoded by the coding sequence ATGCCCCACCCCCTGCGCCCCGCGGCCCTCGCCCTCGCCGCCGCCCTGGCCCTCACCGGCTGCGGAGCGGACGTCACACCGGAAGCCGACCGGAAGGACAGCACCGCACAGGCCGACCGCCACTACCCGGTGACCGTGGAGAACTGCGGTGAGAAGAAGCGCTACGACAAGGCCCCGCAGCGCGTCGTCACCAACGATGTCGGCATCACCGAGATCATGTTCGCCCTCGGGCTCGAGGACCACATGGCCGGATACGTGATGCCCGACGACAAGGGCGACATGACGTCCGTGCCCTGGAAGGACGGTTACCAGAAGACCAAGTGGCTCTCCAAGGAGCGCATCAACAAGGAACTGGTCCTCGACGCCCGGGCCGACCTGGTCTTCGCCGGCTGGAACTACGGATTCACCGAGGGCGAGGGCTTCACCCCCGCCGAACTGAAGCGCGTGGGCATCGACTCCTACCTGCTCAGCGAGTCGTGCCGCAACGGGCAGGGAAAGGCCCGCGGCGTCATGCCCCCGCTCGAAGCGCTCTACACCGACCTGCGGAACCTCGGAGAGATCTTCGACGTCGAGGACCGGGCGAACACTCTCATCACCTCTTTCCGGAAGGAGATCGCGGACGCGCGCTCCCGGGCGGCCACGGGCGATGACCGCCTCCGCGTCTTCCTGTACGACGACGGGAAGGACAAGCCGCTGACCTCGGGCGCGTACGCCGGACCGCACGACATCATCACCAAGGCCGGCGGCGACCACATCATGAAGGACCTGAAGGACAGCTGGACCACGGTGGGCTGGGAGACGGTGGTCGACCGGGACCCCGAGGTCATCGTCATCAACAACTACGGCGACACCGGCGCGGACGAGAAGCGGAGGTTCCTGAAGTCCTACAAGCCCCTCGCCGGCGTATCGGCGGTCAAGAACGACCGGATCGTCGTCCTCGACTACGTGGACCTCGTCGAGAGCCCGCGCAATCCGGCGGCCATCAGCTCGCTCGCCGGGGACCTGAGGAAGTTCGCGCGGTAG
- a CDS encoding snapalysin family zinc-dependent metalloprotease, which translates to MLDSRWFKAAGVAVALTLASATAAHAAPAPDPAAESTAAVVTLRYDDSRAGGWEAAIAAGVASWNANVGNVKLVEAAPGTRAEIQIVATSGWPQATLGPVRPGGRARVELGSQAVAQGHDKTRIAAHELGHSLGLPDTKPGPCSQLMSGSSAGTSCRNAVPNAAERSRVESAYAGGLASRVPADGRILVDAP; encoded by the coding sequence ATGCTGGATTCCCGATGGTTCAAGGCGGCCGGTGTCGCCGTGGCGCTCACCCTGGCCTCGGCCACGGCGGCGCACGCGGCTCCCGCGCCGGACCCGGCTGCAGAGAGCACGGCAGCCGTGGTCACCCTCCGCTACGACGACAGCCGGGCCGGCGGCTGGGAGGCGGCGATCGCCGCAGGGGTCGCCTCCTGGAACGCGAACGTCGGCAACGTCAAGCTCGTCGAGGCCGCACCCGGCACGCGGGCCGAGATACAGATCGTGGCCACCAGTGGCTGGCCGCAGGCCACGCTCGGCCCGGTCCGCCCCGGCGGCCGGGCCCGGGTGGAGCTGGGCAGCCAGGCGGTCGCCCAGGGCCACGACAAGACCCGTATCGCCGCCCATGAACTCGGCCACAGCCTGGGCCTGCCGGACACCAAGCCCGGCCCGTGCTCCCAGTTGATGTCGGGCTCCAGCGCTGGTACGAGCTGCAGGAACGCGGTGCCGAACGCGGCCGAACGGTCCCGCGTGGAGTCCGCCTACGCGGGCGGCCTCGCCTCCCGCGTCCCGGCCGACGGACGCATCCTGGTGGACGCCCCGTAA
- a CDS encoding antibiotic biosynthesis monooxygenase — MSVVKINVLTVPQEQRETLEKRFASRAHAVESSDGFEWFELLRPVEGTDDYLVYTRWRDEASFQAWMEGPMKAAHQGGDASGGERPKPAASGSTVWSFEVVQQAAPTGA, encoded by the coding sequence ATGAGCGTAGTCAAGATCAATGTGCTGACCGTCCCCCAGGAACAGCGCGAGACGCTGGAGAAGCGCTTCGCGTCCCGCGCCCATGCCGTCGAGAGCTCCGACGGATTCGAATGGTTCGAGCTGCTCCGGCCCGTCGAGGGCACGGACGACTACCTCGTCTACACGCGCTGGCGTGACGAGGCCTCCTTCCAGGCGTGGATGGAGGGTCCGATGAAGGCGGCCCACCAGGGCGGCGACGCCTCCGGCGGCGAACGCCCCAAGCCGGCGGCGAGCGGGTCCACGGTGTGGTCCTTCGAGGTCGTGCAGCAGGCGGCGCCGACCGGCGCGTAG
- a CDS encoding NAD-dependent protein deacetylase — MRMRPTLSWTSAEELPPGTTDLEPVAEALRGGGVLILSGAGISTESGIPDYRGEGGSLSRHTPMTYQDFTADAGARRRYWARSHLGWRTFGRARPNAGHRAVAAFGRQGLLAGVITQNVDGLHQTAGSKDAVDLHGRLDRVVCLSCGAFSPRRELAHRLAAANEGFAPVASSMNPDGDADLTDEQVGDFRVVPCAACGGVLKPDVVFFGEAVPPQRVEHCRALVRGARTLLVLGSSLTVMSGLRFVRQAADAGTPVLIVNRDATRGDRHAVTRIALPLGSALTAAAGRLGVPVPADVTAGPA, encoded by the coding sequence ATGCGCATGCGACCCACCCTGAGCTGGACCTCCGCCGAGGAGCTGCCGCCGGGCACGACGGACCTGGAGCCGGTGGCCGAGGCGCTGCGCGGTGGCGGTGTCCTGATCCTGAGCGGGGCGGGCATCTCCACGGAGTCGGGCATCCCGGACTACCGGGGCGAGGGCGGGAGCCTGAGCCGCCACACCCCCATGACCTACCAGGACTTCACGGCGGACGCCGGGGCCCGCCGGCGCTACTGGGCGCGCAGCCATCTCGGCTGGCGTACGTTCGGCCGCGCCCGGCCCAACGCCGGGCACCGGGCGGTGGCCGCGTTCGGGCGGCAGGGCCTGCTCGCGGGGGTGATCACCCAGAACGTCGACGGGCTGCACCAGACCGCGGGCAGCAAGGACGCCGTGGATCTGCACGGGCGCCTGGACCGGGTCGTCTGCCTCTCCTGCGGCGCCTTCAGCCCGCGCCGCGAGCTGGCGCACCGGCTGGCGGCGGCCAACGAGGGTTTCGCGCCGGTGGCCTCCTCGATGAACCCGGACGGCGACGCCGATCTCACGGACGAGCAGGTCGGAGACTTCCGTGTGGTGCCGTGTGCCGCGTGCGGGGGCGTCCTCAAACCGGACGTGGTGTTCTTCGGCGAGGCCGTGCCCCCGCAGCGGGTCGAACACTGCCGCGCACTGGTCCGCGGGGCGCGCACCCTGCTGGTCCTGGGCTCCTCGCTGACCGTGATGTCGGGGCTCCGCTTCGTCCGCCAGGCCGCCGATGCCGGTACGCCGGTGCTGATCGTCAACCGGGATGCGACCCGGGGCGACCGGCACGCCGTGACCCGTATCGCCCTTCCGCTCGGATCGGCCCTCACCGCCGCGGCGGGCCGGCTGGGCGTTCCCGTCCCCGCCGACGTGACGGCAGGGCCCGCGTAG
- a CDS encoding ABC transporter ATP-binding protein, producing MRIDIDALTVETAGARLVDQVTLGAADGQLVGLVGPNGSGKSTLLRCVYRALRPSAGAVRIGGEDLHALSTREGARRLAALPQDAVAEFDFTVAEIVAMGRLPHQGPMARTTDEDRSRCDEALDGVGAGHLAERGFLTLSGGERQRVLIARALAQQPRVLVLDEPTNHLDIAHQLEVLALVRASGLTVLTALHDLNLAALHCDVVHVIDSGRIVASGPPHDVLTAKLLADVFGVRAHRVTHPGTGALQLLFDLPTS from the coding sequence ATGCGGATCGACATCGACGCGCTCACCGTCGAGACCGCCGGCGCACGCCTGGTGGACCAGGTCACCCTGGGCGCGGCCGATGGGCAGCTCGTCGGGCTGGTCGGCCCCAACGGCAGCGGGAAGTCAACCCTGTTGCGCTGCGTCTACCGCGCTCTGCGACCGTCCGCCGGCGCCGTCAGGATCGGCGGTGAGGACCTCCACGCCCTCTCCACCCGGGAAGGCGCCCGACGCCTGGCCGCACTTCCCCAGGACGCGGTCGCCGAATTCGACTTCACCGTCGCAGAGATCGTCGCCATGGGCCGTCTGCCCCACCAGGGGCCGATGGCCCGGACGACCGACGAGGACCGCAGCCGCTGCGACGAGGCGCTGGACGGCGTCGGGGCGGGACACCTGGCCGAACGCGGCTTCCTCACCCTCTCCGGCGGCGAGCGGCAGCGCGTCCTGATCGCCCGTGCGCTCGCCCAGCAGCCCCGGGTCCTGGTGCTCGACGAGCCCACCAACCACCTGGACATCGCCCATCAACTGGAAGTCCTCGCCCTGGTCCGCGCCAGCGGCCTGACCGTGCTGACCGCCCTGCACGACCTGAACCTCGCCGCCCTGCACTGCGATGTCGTCCACGTCATCGACAGCGGCCGGATCGTCGCCTCCGGACCGCCGCACGACGTCCTGACCGCAAAACTGCTGGCCGACGTCTTCGGCGTACGGGCACACCGCGTCACCCACCCCGGGACCGGTGCGCTGCAACTGCTCTTCGACCTTCCCACCTCCTGA
- a CDS encoding cytochrome P450 translates to MTESTTEPARQDHALTGTATEPTSPPPFPQDRECPYHPPAGYEPLRARGPLSRVTLFDGRPVWAVTGHALARRLLADPRLSADRTHPGFPIPAERFTQTPRRRVALLGVDDPEHNAQRRKLIPSFSVKRIAALRPQIQETVDGLLDAMKRQGPPSELVADFALPVPSMVICALLGVPYADHAFFEGCSRRLLCGPAASDVDGARIELEEYLGALIDRKRAEPGEGLLDELIHRDHPDGPVGREDLVSFALILLVAGHETTANMISLGTFTLLRHPGQLAALRSGETTTAAMVEELLRFLSIAEGLQRLAAEDIEVDGTTIRKGEGVFFSTSLINRDADVFEDPQTLDWERSARHHLAFGFGVHQCLGQNLARTELDIALSTLFERLPALRLAVPADEIRHKPGDTIQGLLELPVAW, encoded by the coding sequence ATGACGGAATCCACGACGGAACCGGCCCGCCAGGACCATGCCCTCACCGGCACCGCCACCGAACCGACCTCCCCGCCACCGTTCCCGCAGGACCGCGAGTGCCCCTACCACCCGCCCGCCGGCTACGAACCGCTGCGTGCGCGGGGTCCGTTGAGCCGGGTCACCCTCTTCGACGGACGCCCGGTCTGGGCCGTCACCGGGCACGCGCTGGCCCGTCGACTCCTGGCGGATCCCCGGCTCTCCGCCGACCGCACCCACCCCGGCTTCCCGATTCCGGCCGAGCGGTTCACGCAGACGCCCCGCCGACGCGTGGCGCTCCTCGGCGTCGACGACCCCGAGCACAACGCCCAGCGCAGGAAGCTCATCCCGAGCTTCTCCGTGAAGCGGATCGCCGCGCTGCGCCCACAGATCCAGGAGACGGTGGACGGGCTGCTGGACGCGATGAAGCGGCAGGGGCCGCCCTCCGAACTGGTCGCCGACTTCGCGCTGCCGGTGCCCTCCATGGTGATCTGCGCACTCCTCGGCGTGCCCTACGCCGACCACGCGTTCTTCGAGGGCTGCTCGCGCCGCCTTCTGTGCGGCCCGGCCGCGAGCGATGTGGACGGCGCGCGGATCGAACTGGAGGAGTATCTGGGCGCGTTGATCGACCGCAAGCGCGCGGAACCGGGGGAGGGGCTGCTGGACGAACTGATCCACCGGGACCACCCGGACGGGCCCGTCGGCCGCGAGGACCTCGTCTCCTTCGCCCTGATCCTGCTCGTCGCGGGACACGAGACGACGGCGAACATGATCTCGCTCGGCACGTTCACGCTGCTGCGCCATCCCGGTCAACTGGCGGCGCTGCGGTCCGGGGAGACGACGACGGCTGCGATGGTCGAGGAACTGCTGCGCTTCCTCTCCATCGCCGAAGGTCTGCAACGGCTGGCGGCCGAGGACATCGAGGTGGACGGGACGACGATCCGCAAGGGCGAGGGCGTCTTCTTCTCGACCTCGCTCATCAACCGCGACGCCGACGTGTTCGAGGATCCGCAGACGCTGGACTGGGAGCGGTCCGCCCGCCACCATCTCGCCTTCGGCTTCGGCGTCCACCAGTGCCTGGGCCAGAACCTGGCCCGGACCGAGCTCGACATCGCCCTGAGCACCCTCTTCGAGCGGCTGCCGGCCCTCAGGCTGGCCGTACCCGCGGACGAGATCCGGCACAAACCCGGCGACACCATCCAGGGCCTGCTCGAACTGCCCGTGGCCTGGTGA
- a CDS encoding aldo/keto reductase codes for MPSVPSVTLNNGVTIPQLGFGTFQIPPDETCETTVAALETGYRHIDTAQMYGNEKEVGRAVRESGLDRADVFVTSKLNNGAHAPGEALRAFDRSLEELGFDYLDLFLIHWPLPGGSGDFVETWKALEEIYRSGRAKAIGVSNFQENHLRRLLDSSTVVPAVNQIEVHPYLTQEPLRAFGAEHAIATEAWSPIAQGKVLSDPTIVRIAERVGRTAAQVVLRWHLQRGDIVFPKSVTLKRIQDNFALFDFELTEGDIGEISALNRDERTGFDPDTFNG; via the coding sequence GTGCCTTCAGTACCGTCCGTCACCCTCAACAACGGTGTGACCATCCCCCAGCTCGGCTTCGGCACCTTCCAGATCCCGCCGGACGAGACCTGCGAGACCACGGTCGCCGCTCTGGAGACCGGCTACCGGCACATCGACACGGCGCAGATGTACGGCAACGAGAAGGAGGTCGGCCGGGCCGTCCGGGAATCCGGACTCGACCGCGCCGACGTCTTCGTCACGAGCAAGCTGAACAACGGCGCGCACGCACCCGGCGAGGCGCTCCGGGCGTTCGACCGTTCCCTGGAAGAGCTGGGCTTCGACTACCTGGACCTCTTCCTCATCCACTGGCCCCTGCCGGGTGGTTCGGGCGACTTCGTGGAGACGTGGAAGGCCTTGGAGGAGATCTACCGGTCCGGGCGCGCCAAGGCGATCGGGGTCTCCAACTTCCAGGAGAACCATCTGCGCAGGCTGCTGGACAGCAGCACGGTGGTGCCCGCCGTCAACCAGATCGAGGTGCACCCCTACCTCACGCAGGAGCCTCTGCGGGCCTTCGGGGCGGAACACGCCATCGCCACGGAGGCGTGGTCGCCGATCGCCCAGGGCAAGGTGCTCTCCGACCCGACGATCGTGCGGATCGCCGAGCGGGTGGGCAGGACCGCCGCGCAGGTGGTGCTGCGCTGGCATCTTCAGCGCGGGGACATCGTGTTCCCCAAGTCCGTGACGCTGAAGCGCATCCAGGACAACTTCGCGCTCTTCGACTTCGAGCTCACCGAAGGGGACATCGGCGAGATCTCCGCCCTCAACCGTGACGAGCGCACCGGGTTCGACCCGGACACGTTCAACGGCTGA
- a CDS encoding tellurite resistance TerB family protein: MAMWDRIKDQAKGLQQQAQGTRGPAGQRQPGTGGSGASGGSKEKLVGLLKSQLGSLKTELKSGAYRDASMAMCALVAAADGSVDPAERHHVENLILQNDVLQNFPPEQLRQRFNKHVDQLMFNFQQGKADAMQEIAKAAKKPVEAKAVVQTGFVIAGADGYIAPAEAQILREACMALGVSPQEFGL; this comes from the coding sequence ATGGCAATGTGGGACCGCATCAAGGACCAGGCCAAGGGGCTCCAGCAGCAGGCGCAGGGCACGAGGGGCCCCGCCGGTCAGCGGCAGCCGGGGACAGGGGGCTCGGGGGCCTCGGGTGGCTCGAAGGAGAAGCTGGTCGGGCTGCTCAAGTCGCAGCTCGGCTCCCTCAAGACGGAGCTCAAGAGCGGGGCCTACCGGGACGCCAGCATGGCGATGTGCGCGCTGGTCGCGGCCGCCGACGGTTCCGTCGACCCCGCTGAGCGGCACCACGTGGAGAACCTGATCCTGCAGAACGACGTCCTGCAGAACTTCCCTCCCGAGCAGCTGCGGCAGCGGTTCAACAAGCACGTCGACCAGCTGATGTTCAACTTCCAGCAGGGCAAGGCCGATGCCATGCAGGAGATCGCCAAGGCGGCGAAGAAGCCGGTGGAGGCCAAGGCGGTCGTCCAGACCGGCTTCGTGATCGCCGGCGCGGACGGGTACATCGCCCCGGCAGAGGCGCAGATTCTGCGGGAGGCGTGCATGGCGCTCGGTGTCTCCCCGCAGGAGTTCGGTCTCTGA